A stretch of the Duncaniella dubosii genome encodes the following:
- a CDS encoding DUF3853 family protein, with protein sequence MEIQPLLSKPVWQMTGEELLFLSRQTAHFDSHTASTQETPTEKRYVYGIAGICEIFGCSKPTAIRIKKSGRIDKAITQVGRKIVIDAELALQLASAKPKPNKRH encoded by the coding sequence ATGGAAATACAGCCATTATTATCAAAACCGGTGTGGCAGATGACAGGGGAAGAGCTATTGTTTCTCTCCCGGCAGACAGCCCATTTCGACAGCCATACCGCTTCTACACAGGAAACTCCGACCGAAAAGAGATATGTTTACGGCATTGCCGGAATATGCGAGATTTTCGGATGTAGTAAACCGACAGCTATCCGTATCAAGAAAAGCGGACGCATCGACAAGGCCATAACGCAGGTGGGCCGCAAGATTGTGATTGACGCCGAGCTTGCTCTGCAGCTCGCTTCGGCTAAACCCAAACCAAACAAGAGACATTAA